A window of Leucoraja erinacea ecotype New England unplaced genomic scaffold, Leri_hhj_1 Leri_101S, whole genome shotgun sequence genomic DNA:
TTCGATCTTGAAGATGAAATGTGTTAAAAAGGAGATAATGGACTAAAAGTTCTGTTATATCAAGCAGTACTTTGGTACTGTACATGATTTCCCCCTTTTAGTGCATGCAGCAAAttcaactccacatagacaatagacaataggtgcaggagtaggacattcggcccttcgagccagcaccgccattcaatgtgatcatggctgatcctccacaatcaggaccctgttcctgccttctccccatatcccctgataggGCATTCAAAAGTGTTGCCAGTGCTTCTCGGGACTTGTGGACATGCAATGTGTGGCGAATCCATATAGATGACTCAATTTCTCCTGTATCATTCTCTTTGAAGCTGCCTGCTGAAATTGTATCACATTTGTTTAAAATACTGCACCGGTGACTCAGTGAAACCTTTAGCAACCTCTCTGTTCATAGTGCTTGAGCATTTATAGGATAATACTCACTCTTGTGGTGTCAGTTATTTTTCACATCAGGGAGCACAAAAGGTGGAAATTCAGCCTTTGCTCAGGTGCTTTAGTTATTCATGCTCCTGCTGGAGGTGTTGCATGGGCAACAGCTGCGGAGGAATGGCTCATAGGCATGTAACTATGTTGTAACTTGGAATAAAGAGGACTCATTCCTGTAGTTTCCATCCTCTGGCTCAACAAGAAGCCATGTTTCTCCATCTGGTTCTTCAGGGAGCAACATATCTGGCTGCTAAAGTTTCCAGAGTCATAGCAGCAAGTAGATGCTTGACAAATGatatggactcagcgggccaaatagcctgtttccatgctgtatctctctatggttCTATGAGCACTAGACTAGACCCTTCAATACACTGAGTATACATTAAATATCAAGCATTCATTTACAGCATTCCCacaataatcccattttattctccccagatCCATCAGATTCCTCATATTGTACCACTCACCTACAGATTGATGGTGATTTACAGTGCCCAAATAACCAACAATCCACATGCCTTTACGGTGCGAGAGGAAATCTCAGTGCCTGGAAGAAAACTATGCAGCTTCAAGGAGACTTTACAAACTCTACACTTGCGTGGGACCaataggacaaaggacaaaggacatttattgtcacatacaccaattggtgcagcaAAATTTGAGATactatgcagcacacaaataagataaacacaacactatagaatttaacatgaacaaaaAACATCCCCTCGCAGCAGAATCAACGCttgctgtgagggaaggcaacaaagttcagtccacttcctcttgttcacctgtggccggggcctattgaggcctccgcagtcgccgcaacggtggcccgatgtttcaggccttcTTGCCGTGATGATGTCGGAACGGAgagcactctcagcggcttggagttaccgaaacggccgcttcctactggaaaccgcggctcccgaagtccacaggctgagctgggtggagctccaacactggcgacctcggcgaaagatcccaggctccgcgatgttaaagtcagcgccgcccgcggctggaagctccgcagaccacagctcaaTGATGTTAAAGGTCAGCGGGCCCAACATTCCGGCGTTCCAACACGATGATCCCGGTaaagcattgcccgctccgcaatGGTAACCCAATGCTGCGCTGtcactgaagctctggccggtctccagcaagaaaggccgcgccaatccagatggtaggccacgagggggggtgaagatgcgattcagagaaaagacgcatcaTCGACCAAGTAGTGACTGAGAAGATGGTTTCCCACTGCTCCCTCCACCcctacataaaaaagactaatagACCTACAACACAAAACTTTcatacagactaaaaataaccaaaaggatgaaaggacagacagttgttggcaaggcagccacacTCGATGGCACCACCACTCGATCAGGTCAGAACATGGGtcactgtagtggccatttggcctattttgcatgtcattgtggatggcatgttcctttaaattttagccagcccgttataatgtgggtgggattttatgacgtgtcttggggcgtgtttatgcagcttaactgcttgcgtgttagtttagttggggattcgttttggacaggagagggagaaggtttatccttcgaccatgtcaagcatgtcaagcatgtcaagcatgtcaagcatgtcaagcaggtcaagcatgtcaagcctcatgtgaagaaggagacacgaggagttttctagtatctgaagcaatgcactggagttcgaagaagattgctggaacaagtcggaaaaccttggatgtatcttactgttttatatctacaataaagaaaatattcattaaaagactgtgtgctgaagctttatgaaagtagaagctctgaaagtctctgaggcagcttgcatgcgtaccgaagatattccccttatcccctctcgtccaattagtggctagggagttaatttcctgaaagatctgaaaaatctgccgctacattaagtCGAAGGATACCTCCGGCAGGGGGTAATTGCCAGTCCCAGAGATTGGGACAGAAGAAGATAAGTAAAAGCGAACCTCCGACGGGGGTAAATACCAGTCCCTGAGATAGGGACAGAAGATCGAAGTGCGAAGGCTAAGACCTAGGAGAGGTGCGGCCAGAGCAGGACGAAGGCTAAGACCTCGAAAAGGCGCAGCCAAAGAAGATTGGTTCCAATCGTGGAACTGAAGAAGATCTCGGCCAGGAAGAGCCTTGAGGTCTATCAACAGCATCGGAACGCATCGGAAGACGTATCACTGGATTGTGAGTACGAATTGATTATTACCTTTTGAATTAAAATTACGGTTTTAATTGAAAGAATTCTGTAATAGAGCTCAACAAGCTGTTTTCTCCAGCGTGTCTGGGAAAGGCAGaccgaccttggattgttttgaatcaAAGAGATAAAGGAGCATTTCATTGGAATTAGCATCATTTATTTTGCACCTGGAATTAGAGAGAGGTTCTCTACATTATCagtatgttttagttttggaagAAATTGTTGATAATAACAAAGTCACTCAGAAGCAGAGACTTTTTTTCgactaatttaaagacttggcaatctgccaagacctcaTTTAAATCATGAAGgaagatgagggcagagctatgcCAGAAGAGCCACATGGTGGTGAAGAAAGACCAGCCAGACAACTTAAACTCACTGAGAAAGGTCGAAGTTATGTTCTCAAGGAGGCTGAATTGgataggaacaagttggggaagaAGATTAGAAGGCTGTTTGAAAGTGTGAAGCCACTCATGGAATCAGAAGAGAACCAGGGCAAGGTGGAAGAGAAATTACGCCTGATAAGTAGCCTTAACCATGAGCTGAAAGAGAAGCAGGACATACTGCTGGAGGCAGAGCGTTCTCAAGAGGAGCGTGAAAGACATTTTAAGTGGGATTGTGAAAATACGGAGTATTATGATGAATCCAAAGAAGTTGTAGAAGGATGGTTAGAGCAAGTTAGCAAAAGTAAAGGTAGCAGAAAAGAAGATACTAAGCCAGAAGAAGAAGGTGATGAAATAGAACCGGGAGATAGTATCTCAAATGTATCTTCACAAAGATCAGGCCGTAAATCTGGTAGCTCAGCCAGTTCGGTTTCTAGGGCTTCTGCTCGTTTGGGAGCCAAGGCTGAGTTAGCAgcgctctcaatagaagcggatgctATGAAGAAAAAACATGAGATGGCCCGTCAGCAAGAAGAAATGGCGCGATGtcaggaacaactggaattagatacAAAGTTGAAGGTGGCTAAAGCCAGAAGGGACATACTGGAAAGTGAAGGGTCTAGATGCAGCTCTAGACCATCAAAGGCGATAAGCTCTAGAGAGAGAGCCAAAACTGCTCAGAGTGAATTGGCAGTTGAATCGATTCCACGGTCAAAGTCCACAGGATACCTTGGATTGGAAAACCTAAATAGGTTGAGTGAACCTTCAGctcagcaaatgggtgctagaCCGAAACTAGTTACTATAAGAACATCCGTACAAACTCGAGAAGGACCAGTGGACCAAGGAGAAGGGAGCCAGGTTGGTCTATTGGCACTGCTGCATAAGCAATCTGAATTCAACGAGATTATGTCTCGACGAAATAAATCTCTCATTTTGCCACCAGTTGAAATTCCTACGTATGCTGGAGATCCTTTAGAATATGAAACTTTCGTGAGGGCACTGGAAGAGgtattagagaagaaagttaagggtgaaaaagagcgcttacggtttctggtgaagtacacacaAGGAAAGGTGAAGGGGCTTGTGGAAAGTTGTCAGATAGAGCCAGACAACCAGGGCTATAAAAAGGCGAGAAGATTATTGAAGGaacgttttggtgatgaacagaggattgTGAATGCATACATTGAAAAGGCGCATGattggaaagaaatcaagccagaagatgtggataaattgagtgaatatgcaatatttctgagaagatgttgcagctcgatgaaaaatcttggctatatggaggaaattaatctttcaagtaatatgagaatcatcattagcaagttgcccagaagaatgagagaaaagtggagagatagggCAGGTGAAATACGTGATAAGAGCAAacaagtagccaggctaccagacctggtggaataTTTAGAAAGAGAAGTACGGTACATGTCAGATTCATGCAGCGGGATTATTGAAGAAGCCAAGCCACTTGCAATTTATAAGGGTTCTACCtatgtcaaaactaaacaaaagacagGGCCTAAGAAAAGCAATTTTGCTACCAATATAATACCTGAGAAGGTGTTGGGTGGTGCCAAAGAGGATGCACCGACCAGAAATAAT
This region includes:
- the LOC129715113 gene encoding uncharacterized protein LOC129715113, producing the protein MKEDEGRAMPEEPHGGEERPARQLKLTEKGRSYVLKEAELDRNKLGKKIRRLFESVKPLMESEENQGKVEEKLRLISSLNHELKEKQDILLEAERSQEERERHFKWDCENTEYYDESKEVVEGWLEQVSKSKGSRKEDTKPEEEGDEIEPGDSISNVSSQRSGRKSGSSASSVSRASARLGAKAELAALSIEADAMKKKHEMARQQEEMARCQEQLELDTKLKVAKARRDILESEGSRCSSRPSKAISSRERAKTAQSELAVESIPRSKSTGYLGLENLNRLSEPSAQQMGARPKLVTIRTSVQTREGPVDQGEGSQVGLLALLHKQSEFNEIMSRRNKSLILPPVEIPTYAGDPLEYETFVRALEEVLEKKVKGEKERLRFLVKYTQGKVKGLVESCQIEPDNQGYKKARRLLKERFGDEQRIVNAYIEKAHDWKEIKPEDVDKLSEYAIFLRRCCSSMKNLGYMEEINLSSNMRIIISKLPRRMREKWRDRAGEIRDKSKQVARLPDLVEYLEREVRYMSDSCSGIIEEAKPLAIYKGSTYVKTKQKTGPKKSNFATNIIPEKVLGGAKEDAPTRNNEFCPFCDEVGHTIRWCRKFKEKKYEKKMDFLKRNGICYGCLKKGHMVKDCKCPIVCDKCKQNHPDVLHTVKKEPDHTEQKKESADVNAITSPQVTAHIGAGEKACIFSILPVQVRNRETNVVLQTYAFLDHGSSATFCTENLMRRLDITGEKVKIQMRTMNKEKDYQSYYITNMEISSLDEDNFIPISEVFTHETMPVGRQNVPRCEDLQQWPYLKEVKITKINSDIDLLIGTNALRALEPVQIIRSQKDGPYAMKTLLGWVIYGSLCKNKESTSKMNCRAVAVNQISTGKLEKLLMKQYNHDFNESTSQDLVYSAPWGVPLEERDIEGGI